From Heteronotia binoei isolate CCM8104 ecotype False Entrance Well chromosome 3, APGP_CSIRO_Hbin_v1, whole genome shotgun sequence, a single genomic window includes:
- the FUNDC1 gene encoding FUN14 domain-containing protein 1, which translates to MASRRSCSASEHDSDDDSYEVLDLTEYARRHHWWNCVFGRNSGPIVEKYSVATQIVMGGVTGWCAGFLFQKVGKLAATAVGGGFLLLQIASHSGYVQVDWKRVEKDVNKAKRQLKKRANKAAPEISTLIEESTEFIKQNIVVSGGFVGGFLLGLAS; encoded by the exons ATGGCGTCTCGGAGATCTTGCTCCGCCTCAG AACATGATAGTGATGATGATTCATACGAAGTACTGGATTTAACAGAATATGCAAGGCGTCATCATTGGTGGAACTGTGTGTTTGGAAGAAATTCTGGACCTATCGTAGAAAAGTATTCTGTAGCTACTCAGATTGTAATGGGTGGTGTAACAGGCTG GTGTGCAGGATTTTTATTCCAAAAGGTTGGAAAGCTTGCAGCAACTGCAGTAGGCGGTGGTTTTCTTTTGCTACAA ATTGCTAGTCATAGTGGCTACGTACAGGTTGACTGGAAAAGGGTTGAGAAAGATGTAAATAAAGCAAAGAGACAGCTAAAAAAGCGAGCAAACAAGGCAGCTCCTGAAATCAGCACACTGATTGAAGAG TCCACAGAATTTATTAAACAGAACATAGTGGTTTCTGGTGGATTTGTTGGAGGCTTCTTGTTGGGCCTTGCATCTTAA